One Anguilla rostrata isolate EN2019 chromosome 15, ASM1855537v3, whole genome shotgun sequence genomic window carries:
- the LOC135240508 gene encoding T-cell surface glycoprotein CD3 zeta chain-like isoform X2 — MHSEAKIGLNDPMLCYILDGVLLLYGLVITGLFFRERYFKPTKADSKDDGIYMGLNKAADAYDVLRPSGDAESGAGASRGKRRQGDDETYTPLQKGTEDNYKEIGVKKERRRNRNEQVYQGLSTATKDTYDSLHMPQLPPR; from the exons ATGCATTCTG AGGCGAAAATTGGGCTGAACGACCCCATGCTCTGCTATATCCTGGATGGGGTGCTGCTGCTGTACGGTCTGGTCATCACGGGGCTCTtcttcagagagaga TACTTCAAGCCGACTAAGGCCGACTCCAAAGATGACGGTATCTATATG GGCCTGAACAAAGCAGCCGACGCGTACGACGTCCTGAGGCCCTCGGGCGACGCCGAGAGTGGAGCCGGAGCCTCGCGAGGG aAGCGCAGGCAGGGTGATGATGAGACGTACACG CCCCTTCAGAAAGGAACCGAGGATAACTACAAAGAGATTGGAGTAAAGAAGGAG CGCCgcagaaacagaaatgaacagGTGTACCAG GGTCTGAGCACCGCCACCAAGGACACCTACG
- the LOC135240508 gene encoding T-cell surface glycoprotein CD3 zeta chain-like isoform X3, translated as MLCYILDGVLLLYGLVITGLFFRERYFKPTKADSKDDGIYMGLNKAADAYDVLRPSGDAESGAGASRGKRRQGDDETYTPLQKGTEDNYKEIGVKKERRRNRNEQVYQGLSTATKDTYDSLHMPQLPPR; from the exons ATGCTCTGCTATATCCTGGATGGGGTGCTGCTGCTGTACGGTCTGGTCATCACGGGGCTCTtcttcagagagaga TACTTCAAGCCGACTAAGGCCGACTCCAAAGATGACGGTATCTATATG GGCCTGAACAAAGCAGCCGACGCGTACGACGTCCTGAGGCCCTCGGGCGACGCCGAGAGTGGAGCCGGAGCCTCGCGAGGG aAGCGCAGGCAGGGTGATGATGAGACGTACACG CCCCTTCAGAAAGGAACCGAGGATAACTACAAAGAGATTGGAGTAAAGAAGGAG CGCCgcagaaacagaaatgaacagGTGTACCAG GGTCTGAGCACCGCCACCAAGGACACCTACG